From a single Oreochromis niloticus isolate F11D_XX linkage group LG3, O_niloticus_UMD_NMBU, whole genome shotgun sequence genomic region:
- the LOC112843586 gene encoding uncharacterized protein LOC112843586 produces MSANSSFSTLDLHLSSMNTSLPLYMHCLISKPSSLIYRAFSIIIIFLVLPVCILILQHGLQEWRKKGSTFMEVTLSHSDCFTYNIVIMDLFAVLACVVTYCGSIMNNLNILIYPFIFFSFACFGQIFFHMLTCVEHYMAAVHPITYRSLRKGRGVRIRIISIGCVWLLCFALTGFITIKDIILAIVNFFLMILFLTISSFCSLSVLCVLIHPGPGEESRNRDRVDQSKKRAFYTIVTILGMLVLKFVWDLYWSVVYITGAHLGCVLMSSGAWFNLPSSLLLPLFLLHRTGKFGCCKNNTQRD; encoded by the coding sequence atgTCAGCAAACTCATCATTCTCTACTTTGGATCTGCACCTTTCCTCCATGAACACCTCCCTCCCTCTATACATGCACTGTCTCATCTCTAAACCAAGCTCCCTCATCTATCGTGCATTTAGCATCATTATCATCTTCCTCGTCCTCCCTGTCTGCATCCTCATCCTCCAACATGGTCTCCaagaatggagaaaaaaaggctcCACCTTTATGGAAGTAACTCTGAGTCACTCTGACTGCTTCACCTACAACATCGTCATCATGGACCTTTTTGCTGTCTTAGCGTGTGTCGTCACTTATTGTGGTAGCATCATGAATAATTTGAACATATTAATCTATCcgttcatttttttctctttcgcCTGCTTTGGACAGATCTTCTTTCACATGCTGACTTGTGTGGAGCACTACATGGCTGCTGTTCATCCCATCACTTATCGGAGCTTAAGGAAAGGAAGAGGGGTCAGAATAAGGATAATCAGCATAGGCTGTGTTTGGCTGCTTTGCTTTGCATTAACAGGTTTTATAACAATAAAAGATATCATCCTCGCCATTGTGAATTTTTTCCTCATGATATTGTTTTTGACCATCTCCTCCTTCTGCAGCCtttctgttctctgtgtttTAATTCATCCAGGCCCAGGAGAAGAGAGCAGGAACAGGGACAGGGTTGACCAATCAAAGAAGAGGGCATTTTACACCATTGTGACCATACTGGGAATGCTGGTGTTGAAGTTTGTTTGGGATCTGTATTGGTCTGTAGTGTATATTACAGGAGCACATCTTGGAtgtgttttaatgtcatcagGAGCCTGGTTTAATCTTCCCAGCAGCCTCTTGTTGCCGCTCTTTTTACTACACAGAACGGGTAAATTTGGGTGTTGCAAGAACAACACACAAAGAGATTAA
- the LOC109199376 gene encoding protein NLRC3-like, giving the protein MERVKQAPDVPIFQSGHQNHSDLDSMFTLLEDEIVVFVKNELTRMKNSLNPEFSELSESPNEDEEQRSRREAFLKLTVHFLNKMNQKELAACLLSKNTHPHFGYKLKSDLKKKLQPVFEGISKARNSSSLNQIYTELYITEGRSGEVNNKHEVRHTERNVSKGETTIRCEDMFKTSTARDKPIRTVLTKGVAGIGKTFLTHKFTLDWAEGKANQDIKLIFPFTFRELNLLKHKRFSLVGLVHHFFSEIKEAGICNFENFKVVFIFDGLDEYRFPLNFHNTEMLTHVAKSASVDVLLINLITGNLLPSAHLWITTRPASAGQIPSKYLDALTEVTGFSNPQKEEYFRKKFRDEKQANIMISHIKTSESLHIMCQIPVFCWITATALENLLKSSEERGLPKTLTEMYIHFLVVQTKVKNIKYDGGERTDPHWTPKSTKMIKALGKLAFEQLQKGNLIFYESDLTECGINVREASVYSGVFTQIIKEERGLYQETVFCFIQPSVQEFLAALHVHLTFTSSGINLLEEEQTASIQAEESLAIRFYQGAVDKALQSPNGHLDLFLRFLLGLSMQTNQTLLQGLH; this is encoded by the exons ATGGAAAG AGTCAAACAAGCCCCAGATGTTCCCATTTTCCAGTCTGGCCACCAAAATCACAGTGACCTGGACTCTATGTTTACG ctgctggaggatgaaATCGTTGTCTTCGTGAAGAATGAGCTAACAAGGATGAAGAATTCTCTGAATCCAGAATTCTCTGAATTGTCAGAAAGTCCAAATGAGGACGAGGAGCAAAGGAGCAGAAGGGAAGCATTTCTGAAACTCACAGTGCACTTCTTGAATAAAATGAATCAAAAGGAACTCGCTGCCTGTCTGCTGAGCA AAAACACTCATCCACACTTTGGGTATAAACTTAAATCTGACTTAAAGAAGAAGTTACAGCCTGTGTTTGAGGGGATTTCTAAAGCACGAAACTCCTCCAGCCTGAATCaaatctacacagagctctacatcacagagggcaGGAGTGGAGAGGTCAATAAtaaacatgaggtcagacacactgaaagaaatgtcagtaaaggtgaaacaacaatcagatgTGAAGACATGTTTAAAACATCAACTGCAAGAGacaaaccaatcagaacagtgctgacaaagggagtggctgggaTCGGGAAAACATTCCTGACACAtaagttcactctggactgggctgaaggcAAAGCTAACCAGGACATAAAGTTGATATTTCCATTCACATTCAGAGAGCTCAATCTGCTgaaacataaaaggttcagCTTGGTTggacttgttcatcacttttTTAGTGAAatcaaagaagcaggaatctgtaACTTTGAAAACTTCAAAGTTgttttcatctttgatggttTGGATGAGTATCGATTTCCTCTGAACTTCCACAACACTGAGATGCTGACTCATGTTGCAAAGTCTGCATCAGtagatgtgctgctgataaattTAATCACTGGGAATTTGCTTCCTTCTGCTCACTTGTGGATAACCACAAGACCTGCATCAGCGGGTCAGATCCCCTCCAAATATTTAGATGCTCTCACGGAGGTCACAGGGTTCAGTAACCCACAGAAGGAAGAGTACTTCAGAAAGAAATTCAGAGATGAGAAGCAGGCCAACATCATGATCTCTCacataaaaacatcagaaagcctccacatcatgtgccagatcccagtcttctgctggatcactgctacagctctggaaaacctgtTAAAAAGCAGTGAGGAAAGGGGattgcccaagaccctgactgagatgtacatccattTCCTGGTTGTTCAGACCAAAGTGAAGAATATTAAGTATGATGGAGGGGAAAGGACAGATCCTCACTGGACTCCAAAGAGTACGAAGATGATTAAAGCACTGGGGAAACTGGCGTTTGAGCAGCTGCAGAAGGgcaacctgatcttctatgaatcagacctgacagagtgtgggaTTAATGTCAGAgaagcctcagtgtactcaggagtgttcacacagatcatTAAAGAAGAGAGAGGGCTGTACCAAGAGActgtgttctgcttcatccaaccgagtgttcaggagtttctggctgctcttcatgtccatctgacatTCACCAGCTCTGGTATCAACCTGCTGGAAGAAGAGCAAACAGCCTCAATACAGGCTGAAGAGTCTTTGGCAATACGTTTCTACCAGGGTGCTGtggacaaggccttacagagtccaaatggacacctggattTGTTCCttcgcttcctcctgggtctctcaatgcagaccaatcagactctctTACAAGGCCTGCATTGA